Part of the Triticum urartu cultivar G1812 chromosome 2, Tu2.1, whole genome shotgun sequence genome, GGTGGGTTTCAGTACTAGGGGCATTCGTTAACATGTCCTATATAATCCATGCAGATAAAAGACTTCAGATATTCCATTAAGTTACAAAAGTCTATTGCGAAGAGTTCACATGCTGATGATCTCAAAGGAGGTATGCTGGTGCCACTGGCCATGGAATCAGATTCTGGAAAGGGTAAAAGGTCGTCAAGAACAAGCAAGAGAAGGAATTAGTGGTGACTTTGCTAGTATGAATGCATGAATCTTCACCAGTTGTTATATATGCTAAGATTCTGCATGTTAACTTCTGACTTTGTGTGAGAAGCGCaaggtcactctttcattgtagTTTCTCTCACTGTGCTAATCAAGTTCATCTGGTACTCTCAGCAAGAAAAAGTAGAATCTGATACAAAATACAATTATGTTACATACCCAGAAAGTAATTTCAGGAATGCACACTACATAACTGTAATACTGTTTTGCATTACATAACTTGCAATTTTTAATTGTTCTAGCACTACAGCTCGAGCATTACAGATCTTCCGTAAGGATGTGTTATTGCTCAAGCACTGTCAATAAATGACATTTTGTCCAATATGTTTTGCTTTTATAACTACCTAAATGTCGATGTTTTAGATAAATTCCTTTTTACAGACTATTAGAGTGATAAAATATTTTTTAGCAAAAAGTTTAAAAATAGTGGAGTGGCTGATGATTGCAAAGGAGGTATGCTGGTGCCACTGGCCATAGGATCAGATTCTGGAAAAGGGTGAAAGGTCATCAAGAACAAGCAAGAGAATGAATTAGTGGCGACTTTGCCAGCATGACTGCATGAACCTCCATTATTTGCTGCATATGTAAAGGGTCTGATACATTCTCTTTAAGAAGTAGTACAATCAGTTACAAAGTAGAGTAGGTTACATTAGAGCCAGAAAGAAACTTAAGGAAGCTCTGTGGATCTTACATTTAAAGATTATAGTACATGACTGTAGTGCGGATGTTTGGCTCAAGCACTACAACTTGAGCATTACAGATCTTCCGTAAGGATGGCAAAACGAGAATCCAATAGTGGCCCAAAATGCCAACACAAAGCCGGCAGCTGTGACCACATATAGAACTGGGTCACTGGGCGTCTCTTCCACATCTTTCCCCACAGCAGGATCTGGACCGGGAGCAGCACAGGTATCCCCCTGAGTAATGTTGTGAAGGTTGGTGTTGGGTAGGTAGCTGTCCATGCTGAATGAGCTGAGCTGACCAGAGTTTGGTATGCATCCTGACAAGTTGTTGTATGCCACAGAGAACGCCCCCAATGATGATAGCTGGGTTAACTGCCAAGGCATTGGTCCACTCAGCTCATTGTGGGAGAGGTCCAAGCTTTCTATCTCCTCCATGCCGCCAAAGGTTGTTGGGATCGGGCCAACAAAGAAATTGCTGGACAGATTAAGGGATTTGATATGCCTCAGATTCCCTAGCTCCCAAGGAATTTCTCCACCCAACATGTTTGCAGATAAGTCGATTCCAGCCATTGAATTGAAGAAATTGCGACCGTACGTGTAGATATTTCCTTTGGTAGCAAAGGTGAAGCCTCTTAAGTCATAGACACTGAAGTAGTCATACTTATAACCCTTATATACTGACTGAAAAATTGCATCGTCCCTATCACCTTTGAAATTGAGATTACCAATACATGCTGGCAGAGAACNNNNNNNNNNNNNNNNNNNNNNNNNNNNNNNNNNNNNNNNNNNNNNNNNNNNNNNNNNNNNNNNNNNNNNNNNNNNNNNNNNNNNNNNNNNNNNNNNNNNNNNNNNNNNNNNNNNNNNNNNNNNNNNNNNCNNNNNNNNNNNNNNNNNNNNNNNNNNNNNNNNNNNNNNNNNNNNNNNNNNNNNNNNNNNNNNNNNNNNNNNNNNNNNNNNNNNNNNNNNNNNNNNNNNNNNNNNNNNNNNNNNNNNNNNNNNNNNNNNNNNNNNNNNNNNNNNNNNNNNNNNNNNNNNNNNNNNNNNNNNNNNNNNNNNNNNNNNNNNNNNNNNNNNNNNNNNNNNNNNNNNNNNNNNNNNNNNNNNNNNNNNNNNNNNNNNNNNNNNNNNNNNNNNNNNNNNNNNNNNNNNNNNNNNNNNNNNNNNNNNNNNNNNNNNNNNNNNNNNNNNNNNNNNNNNNNNNNNNNNNNNNNNNNNNNNNNNNNNNNNNNNNNNNNNNNNNNNNNNNNNNNNNNNNNNNNNNNNNNNNNNNNNNNNNNNNNNNNNNNNNNNNNNNNNNNNNNNNNNNNNNNNNNNNNNNNNNNNNNNNNNNNNNNNNNNNNNNNNNNNNNNNNNNNNNNNNNNNNNNNNNNNNNNNNNNNNNNNNNNNNNNNNNNNNNNNNNNNNNNNNNNNNNNNNNNNNNNNNNNNNNNNNNNNNNNNNNNNNNNNNNNNNNNNNNNNNNNNNNNNNNNNNNNNNNNNNNNNNNNNNNNNNNNNNNNNNNNNNNNNNNNNNNNNNNNNNNNNNNNNNNNNNNNNNNNNNNNNNNNNNNNNNNNNNNNNNNNNNNNNNNNNNNNNNNNNNNNNNNNNNNNNNNNNNNNNNNNNNNNNNNNNNNNNNNNNNNNNNNNNNNNNNNNNNNNNNNNNNNNNNNNNNNNNNNNNNNNNNNNNNNNNNNNNNNNNNNNNNNNNNNNNNNNNNNNNNNNNNNNNNNNNNNNNNNNNNNNNNNNNNNNNNNNNNNNNNNNNNNNNNNNNNNNNNNNNNNNNNNNNNNNNNNNNNNNNNNNNNNNNNNNNNNNNNNNNNNNNNNNNNNNNNNNNNNNNNNNNNNNNNNNNNNNNNNNNNNNNNNNNNNNNNNNNNNNNNNNNNNNNNNNNNNNNNNAAAATCACATCTAAACAGAgcctatatgaattatttattactaaataggagcaaacatcaaataacaaaaataaaattgggttgccttccaacaagcgcttatgtttaacgcccttagccatgcatgatgatttcaatgatgctcacataaaagataagaattgaaacataaagggAGAATCACGAAgcatattactagcacatttaagtctatcccacttcctatgcatagggattttgtgagcaaacaacttacgggaacaataatcaactagcataggaaggcaaaacaagcatgaCTTCAAAaatttcaacacatagagaggaaacttgatattgttgcaatatgtagaagcatatgatcctctctcataataattttcagtagcatcatgaatgaattcaaccatataaccagcacataaagcattcttttcatgatctacttgcatagaaattttactactctccacatgagcaaatttattctcatcaacAGTAGTGGGAGAAAagtcaacaaaataactatcatgtgaagcgtaatccaattgaaagttaaaatcatgatgacaagtttcatggttatatttattctttatagcatacgtgtcatcacaataatcatcataaataggaggcatgctttcatcataataaatttcctcatcaaaacttgggagactaaacatatcatcttcatcaaacgtagcatccccaagcttgtggctttgcatatcattagcatcatgggtattcaaagaattcatactaacaacattgcaatcatgctcatcattcacatattttatgccaagcattctatgtaattcttcttctagtacttgagcacaattttccttcccatcattttcacgaaagacattaaaaagatgaagcatatgaggcaaccttaattccattttttgtagttttcttttataaactaaactagtgataaaacaagaaactaaatgATTCGATTGccagatctaaagatataccttcaagcactcacctccccggcaacggcgccagaaatttcttgatgtctactatgcgaccttcttcttgtagacgttgttgggcctccaagtgcaaaggtttgtaggacaatagcaaatttccctcaagtggatgacctaaggtttatcaatctgtgggaggcataggatgaagatggtctctctcaagcaaccctgcaaccaaataacaaagagtctcttgtgtccccaacacacccaatacaattgtaaattgtataggtgcactatttCGTCGAAGAGATGGTGGTACAAGTGCAATATGAATGGTacatataggtttttgtaatctgaaaatataaatacagcaaggtagaaagtggtaaaagtgagcgtaaacggtattgcaatgctaggaaacaaggcctagggttcatactttcactagtgcaagttctctcaacaataataacataactggatcatataacaatccctcaacatgcaacaaagagtcactccaaagtcattaatagcggagaacaaacgaagagattattgtagggtacgaaaccacctcaaagttatcctttctgatcgatctattcaagagtccgtagtaaaataacacgaaggtATTcattccgttcaatctatcatagagttcatactagaataacaccttaagacacaaatcaaccaaaaccgtaatgtcacctagatactccaatgtcacctcaagtatccgtgggtatgattatacgatatacatcacacaatctcagattcatctattcaaaccaacacaaagtacttcaaagagtgccccaaagtttatACCGGAGATTCAAGaggaaaacgtgtgccaacccctatgcataagttcacaaggtcattcaacccgcaagttgatcaccaaaacatacatcaagtagatcacgtgaatatcccattgtcaccacagataagcacatgcaagacatacatcaagtgttctcaaatccttaaagactcaatccgataagataacttcaaacggaaaactcaatccattataagagtagagggggagaaccatcataagatccaactataataacaaagttcgcaatacatcaagattgtgccgaatcaagaacacgagagagagagagagatcaaacacatagctactggtacataccctcagccccgagggtgaactactccctcctcgtcatggagagcgtcgggatgatgaagatggccaccggtgagggatcccccctctggcagggtgccgaaacagggtcCCAATTGGTTTTGGggggctacagaggcttgcggcggcggaactcccgatctaggttattttctggaggtttctgtatttataggaatttttggcataggtctcacgtcagggggtctccgagtcatccacgagatagggggcgtgccaaggggggtagggcacgccccccaccctcgtggatggcccgtgactcttctggcccaactcttttactccaggggcttcttttggtccataaaacatcatcaaaaattggcacgtcaattggactccgtttggtattccttttttgtaaaactcaaaaacaaggaaaaacagaaactggcactgggctctaggttaataggttagtcccaaaaatcatataaaatagcatataaatgcatataaaacatcctagatggataatataatggcatggaacaatcgaaaattatagatacgttggagacgtatcagaaggCGACCAGCGGGAAGGAGAGGAGCTACTCGGTATGGGACTGACTACTATCAGAAAAGGACTCCGTACATGGTAGCGCGTAGGAAGTGTGCCACGCCAAAGATGGGTAGCGTGTTCACATCCAACGAGGCTTCCTGGAGCCACACTGAATCGTCAGCAATGAAGGTGAGCGCTCCGAAGAAGATGTCGCTGCCGActaagatgatgatgatgaaattCCACCTGCGTCGTGAAATTGCTAGACACGCAGCCTCATGATGGGTGACAACTGTCGGGGTTACGATTCTGACAATGAGTACTAGGGCTACGAAAGAGGGGCAGAGCCTAGCGATGGAGCATGTGTAGCCCTCGGTGTTTACAAGTTCAGGCCCCTCTCGGAGAAGGTAACAACCCTACATCTCGTGCCCTGAGGCTTGTTTTCTCTTGTTGTGTGTGATTACAAAGAGTGCTTATCCGTCGACCAAAGGGAGAGGGTGGCCTATATAGTTTGCGCCGCTGCCTCTCCACCTCCACATTGCAAGGGTGAATAAAGTCTCATAATTATGTCAATTACTAGTATAAATAACCACAACTACGACAGTCACAGGTAACGGTAGCCTTGACTAAGCTTAAAGCCTCACTTAAGACTACTCGACCATTGTAGCTCCCACGTCGTCCCTTCACCTTCCTCATTGGAGTGGTGGTGGTCGAGCCAACTAGGAAGACGTCCGAGTGGACTTCCAACTGTACTCATCTGAATGCGTCTATGGTCCGAAGACCTACCATTGATGGTGTGGGGCCCTAGGTGGGCCCTAGATGATGGGTCCTTGACCCTACTTGTAGTAAGTGAcctcatcattagcccccgaatcgGTTGAGGTTTCGTAGAGCAAGCATGCCgatcttctcgattctctctgaGTGCTTCAGGATTACTTGGAATATGAAGCCGATCAAGGGCCACAACACTGAGCTGCCTTCCGAGACCTACCAATGATGGTGTGGGGTCCTAGGTGGGCCCTAGATGATGGGTCCTTGACCCTACCTATAGTAGGTGACCTCATCAATTACTAACTGCAACACATAAATCAATGATCCAACGTCGTGCTGCTAGCTAATCGAACAAAGGCGTCCTAATAACCAGTATCCAGTTCACATAGTTTTATAGCCTCATCCGGGTCAGACCATAAAAAGATTACGATTTTAACATTAACGCGACCTATCCTGGCTAGTTCATGGCTAACACAATTTCTCATACGGGTGACTGCTGTCACTGCCACCTCCCTTTCACTCCTAAGGAACATCTTGATCTACTAAACATGGCAAGCATTATGGGTCCTATTTGTAGTCTCCTGGTCCAGCATCCCCGCTGCTTCCATGCAGTCTGTTTATAGAATAAACGATAATGAGCTCCACTCTAGCGCATGCGCAACTCCCTCTCAAGAAGTTCTCATCTCAGCCTTGAATGCATTTATTGCATGTGAAAAGGTGTTGAAATGAAGAAAATAATAATTTGTCCGGTATTGTCTCGAAGCTCCACACCAACGCCACCATTATCATACTGCTCACAAAATGCTCCATCAACATTTAACTTGAGACAGGCATCATGTGGGGGCTCCCAATGCTCGAAAGGCAGCTCAGCGTGGCCCTTGATCTCCCTGGGACCGCTAGCAGCTATCGTGTGATAAGCTGGATCAATTAGGACCGCCATCTTCCCATTGGACATGTCCACCCGAGGATGTTGTTGGATGCAAAGTGGCGAGGAGATGTAGCTATGCAGAAATCTACGCGATGCTTTCATGGGCTTTGGTCTTTGTCGTGTCTAATGTCATTACGCACATGCCAGGAAAGCCACATCGTCTTTAGTACCACCATGTATGATGTATCCTAGAATGGGTGGCAATAGTATGAAAGTGCACAGAGTTTAGTTGTAGCCTTTTCGAAGTATGAGTATCGATACCACATGAAGCACATGAAGTGGTCTTTGTTGCTAGTAGTGAACTATTAGGGAGTTCCTGCAAGATAATGAAGGTCCGAAGCAAAGTGGATACGTGGGTTAAACTATTGCAGATGAATGGTGGAAGGAAGTAAATAAATGTGGAAGAGTAAAATAAATGCAACAGAGAGTTGTGAAGAGATTCGAAATCAATTGGGCGAAGGTGTTCCCAAAGAATCTGTATTCCCCACTACTATGACATAACAATGCTAACACATAGTTCTAGGTTTAGATCTCTAACCTACAGATAGCCAAGTAGAGATATGTGCATACATGCAACAACCATGTATCACATATGCCACCGCCATTTCTTCCCACATCCAGGTTTGAGCGACGATAATTAAGGGCATCCTCGTGGGCTTAGCTATAGGTGGTGTCCCTTAAGCCCCTATCAAATGACCAGGGAAGGAGGAAAGTAGCTTCTGTCACCGCAGTACCTCCGCAAAGCAACCAATAGTAATAACGTTTCGTCCAAGAAGGTAAATATTGAGTGGTCGACTTCACCCAACATCAAGAAGCTTATTAACATAAACATACAAAGATGATGTAGCATTGATTTCTACTACACAACTTATTCTTGTGgactcatgttgggcctccaagcgtaaagttttgtaggacagtggcaattttccctcaagtggatgacctaaggtttatcaatccatggaggcgtaggatgaagatggtctctctcaaacaaccctgcaatcaaataacaaagagtctcttgtgtccccaacacacccaatacaatggcaaattgtataggtgcactagttcggtgaagagatggtgataccagtgtaatatggatagtagatataggtttttgtaatctgaaaatgaaaaaacagcaaggtagaaagtgATAAAACAGAGCAAAAGTGGTATTGAAATGCTtataaacaaggcctagggttcatactttcactagtgcaatctctcaatagtgctaacatagttgaatcatataacaatccctcaacatgcgacaaagaatcactccaaagttcttatcttgcagagaacataagatgaaattgtttgtagggtacgaaaccacctcaaagttattcttccCGATCAATCtattgagctattcctataattgtcacaaatagccctagcgattgtactaaaataacaccatatgatacgcatcaaccaactctaatgtcacctagatactccaatgtcaccacaagtatctgtCAATTATGCGATACgcatcaaacaacttcaaatTTATAATATTCAATTCAACACAAAGACCTTTAGAGAGTGCCACAAGATATCTACTAGAGAAAGTAGGATGAAaccatgcatcaacccctatgcatagattaccccaatgtcacctcgggaatccgcgagttgagtgccaaaacatgcATCAAGTGAACCAATATGATACctcattgtcaccacgagtattcatatatAATACATACATCAAGcattctcaaatccataaaagtattcgttccaataatagtgaaacctcaaaggtaaaaactcaattcatcacaacaagatagagagggggaaaacaccatatgatccaactatattaacataGCTCGCAGTGCATCAAGATGGTatcaaatcaagaacatgagagagagacagatcaaacacatagctacttgtacatacctctagcctcgagggtgaactactccctcctcatcatggtggccaccgggatgtgaagatggcctccggtgatgatttccccctctggcagggtgccgaaacagggCTCCAAATTGTATTTCGAAGGTATAGAGGCGTGCGGTAGCGGAGTAGAAGTTatgatctagggttatttctcggggtttctgtatttataggattttttggcatTGGTCACACGCTGAGATGGGCTTCAAGGGGCCCACTACCCACCAACACACGCCGGAGGGGGATGGCATAGCTACCTGGGTTGTGGCTACCTCGTGGCGGTTCTGGCCCTCCAACAAATCTTCTAGTACCTCTTTCCTCCTAAAAAATGTCAAAAAGTTTAGTTGCATTTGGAGAAATTTGATTTCTggacaaaaaacaacaccacggtagttctccTGAAAACAGTGTcaatcgaggttagtttcatttaaatcatataaaattgcacccaaaccatataaaattgttgtaaacatggcatgaatacttcataaatcaTAGATATgtcggagatgtatcagcatccccaagcttaattcctgctcgtcctcgagtagctaaatgataaaagaaataatttatgaagtgtgaatgctagcataATGCATAAGTTTGATcgatgataatttcaatcacttttcctagcatcataacaacaattctttctcATAAAACTCATCATGATAAAGTAGCAATTGGAAACGAaatttttatgtggaatgctacctatcatattcatcataTACGCTTtccttttgtagcatggacatttggacttgaatgattcaaagcaatagtctataattttacatgaagacatcaatactcaagcatactaacaagcaaccatgtctttcaaaatatcaatgctaaataaagttatccctagcccactatgctcaatcattgatccattcatgaaacacactcaaatattagctacatccaGTGCACAAGTATGACAATAGTgttccctagttggtgctttataagatggagactcaaaataaaaataaaaattgcataaaagtaaacagataggcccttcgcagagggaagcagagatttgcagaggtgtcagagctcaaggcttaaattgagagataaaattattttgagaggcatgcttttcctgtcgaCAAAAATGACCGAGAGTtcccaatatcttccatgctagaaAAATTATAGATGGTTCCCAAATAGAAAGTGAAGTTtatttcctttccatcattctttcacaatccatggctagccATATCCACAGGTGCCTTTCATActaacactttccaaggaatttattatcataatattttttatttcaggactgggcatccctattacctgCCACACTCTCCTACAATGaaaagtgaataaacactcgttGAGAGAATAAAATacctagcatggaaaatattggccaccctcTGCCACTTCGTGAGCGGTACGGGCACATAAAACGGAAAgtcattttgaaaattagagttggcacatgcaaatttacttggaacggcaagaaaataccgcatataggtaggtattgTGGCCTCATATGGCCCAACTTTGGGTTTTTAGGAGTTTGATGCACAAGCAGCATTCCCATTTAGTACAAATGAAGgatagcaaatagattgagaagcgaAAAACCAAAAAACGAAAAtggtcataaacatgcattaaaCATAACTAACACttaataatgcaccataagtaggatataacttcgttgcataactattgactttacgtgcttgcatagggaatcataaaccttaacaccaatattcctactaaagCACAATTACTCTCCAACATAACTCGCATATTATTATCCCCATATCACAAAAcaattgcaaggaatcaaacgtATCATATCCAATtatctatatgaaagtttttattatatccttcttggatattcatcatattaggaccaatttcATACCTTGTGCAAATTTTCATCACCATTATGAACTCTCAAactaatataagtgaagcatgagagtgttcgacaaactactccaaaaagatataagtgaagatcaagtgAGCAGTTAAGTAAATAGGTAGCTATGTGAGGACTCTATCCCATTTTAAaatttcagatctaagtattttattaaaataaaaagcaaataaaaatttaatgacattccaagaatagcaaacatcatgtaaagaagcaaaaacttaggctcaacggagactaaccgataattgttgatgaagaaaggcGGCATGCCtaccgaggcatccccaagcttagatgcttgagctttcttgaaatattatcttgggatgcattgggcatccccaagcttgagcttttatCTCTCCTTAGTTCCTTTTATATCccggtttccctaaatcttaaaaacttcatccacacaaaactcaacaagaactcgtgagataagttagtataaatcaatgtaataaccttatcattctctattgtagaaaatcactaaaattatagTTTGACATTCACTACTGCAGgttgctgctaacgcgacactacgatcagagacccttcgacgaaactgtgtgcgatgccataatcgcaaacggtcaTGTAAAATAACCATCAAAAAAGGTACAAAatgtttgtgatggaggatgcatcaaacatgatTCAAATTTTAGTTGCGAGTGctatgcagggcatacggttcagcccaattaactgtttgcgatgaggaggaacaaaagaaacgggcagccagatgaaggtgtgtgcgatgtacagcatacggttcactcggatgaactgtttgtgattaggcaacacgaCAGAAATGGTCAGCccgatcaaggtgtgtgcgatgtacaacatacggttcactcggatgcactgtttgtgattaggcaagagaacagaaatggttcaatataacaagatgtgcgtgatacgcggcaaacaagTCTGTAATCaaaaatgtgtgcgaagaccaataataacacagacgattgcttctaataagacgtatgtgatatgctctgtctacacaacatctattggccattgTGGGACGGGCGGTCATTCGAATATGCCATAAGGATGCGAAGAGGCATTCCTATCAGCAAGGACTAGCTGTTCCACCAATAGCTCATGTAGGAAAACTATCAAGGTAAGTATGCTCAGGCTGGAGCAGCCACTGGATAGGTTACTGTATGGGAAGTTGTGTCGATGTTAAATTAACTGATAGGATGAATCATTTTGGTCAATGACCGAAATGACCCATTCCCTCAGCTACTTTAACCTCGAGCTccttgttttttttgtttttttattttcaccgcattactttttgacaatgtgcgatacgtggcata contains:
- the LOC125537640 gene encoding receptor-like protein 45 codes for the protein MAGIDLSANMLGGEIPWELGNLRHIKSLNLSSNFFVGPIPTTFGGMEEIESLDLSHNELSGPMPWQLTQLSSLGAFSVAYNNLSGCIPNSGQLSSFSMDSYLPNTNLHNITQGDTCAAPGPDPAVGKDVEETPSDPVLYVVTAAGFVLAFWATIGFSFCHPYGRSVMLKL